GGAATAAGCCTACGAAACTGATCGAATTGCTTCTCAGCTTCATCTTTCTTTCTAAGCAAGGTATAAATAATACCCTGACACAGATAAGGCCTGAAGTCTCTCGGTTCTTCTTTTACCAACTCCTGATAGGCTTTAAGCGCTTCAGAGAAATTCCCTTCCATCACCTTAATCTGAGCAACCAATAACCTAAAGTCTCTAACATCTGAAACCCTCTTCTGCTTCTTGCACAATTCCAATGCCTTTTCAACCCTTTGCAACAATCCTTTCATCGTTTCATTCGACGGTTCATTAGACTCCGACGAATCCGACGACGCCATCACAAGACCGTGATAAGCTTCTACCCGAAGCGGATCTCTCTGCAGAATCTCTTCGAACAGTTTTTTCGCAGTTTCATGGTCGTCGTTGTAGATATACATGTTAGCCTTCAATAGAGGCCACTCCATTTCCTCAGGCTCAATCTCAATCAAACGGTTAATGATACCAATCGCTTCATCGACCTTCCGTGCTTTGATTTTGACTTCCATGAGAGAACGAAGAGCTTCCGCGTCGTTTGGATTTTGACTCAATCGCTCTTCGATAAGCTTCTCCGCTTGTTCTCCTTCTGAAGCGTTTTCGTTTTCAGCCTCAGGTGAGGTTTCAACGCTTGCCGGAGTGGCGAGTGTGGCGGCGATGACGGGACTGTGGTGGAAGCGCGTGAAGAAGAAGGCGGTGGCGGCGAGGATGATGCAGGTGGTTTTTACGACGGGGGAGAAGAGAGAGGTTAGGGCTTGGAATGGGTTGGGTAAGGGAGGGAGGTTTCTAGGTTGGTGAAACGCAGGGTCGTTTGGAGAGGATGAGGCTCTGATAGGTTGTAACTTTAACGACGGCGGAGGGAGAAATTGCGGTGGTGGGAGGGACCTGAAGGAGAGAGAAGATGATAACGGAGATGGGAATGATGAACGGTTGGGATTGAGTGAGAGGTTGGAGTGACGGAGGTTAGTGACGGATTGAGAATCCATGATGAGTGTGGAGAAGTAGAATGAGGAAGAGAAAAGAAACCTAAAGTCTAAAACCCTCACTCACTCTGGTCTCTGAATTATTGATTAGTTAGGAACATAAACGAGGGGATTGGAATATAGTACGATAGGGTGTATTGGCACTAAAGTGTTCTTACTTTGGACCCCTTGGATCTTGTATTTCACAAGATATCCTCTGATGTTAAAATCATGACGTCAGAATAAGATGTGATTTACGGTGGTTTTGAAGCATGTAAGGTGGAATACTTGCGGGTTACATTACTTTCTTTTAtggtttctctcttctctcttctgtcTATTTTGAACTTCAATCAATCTTAGGTGCATCGTCTAAAAGTGAAATGAGCAATTTTCTTAACAAACAACTTTTTTATGATTTCAATATGTTGTCAACTAGTTTTCTTTTGCATTTGTTTTGTGTACTTCAATCAAATTGCAGACTTTCGCTTATGAAGGATTTTAGGTTCTTTTCGTAAAAAataagtttgagatgaaggagCATTGTCTATAAGTGAAATGAGCAATTTTCTTAACATACAACTTTTTTATGATTTCAATATGTTGTCAACTAGTTTtcttttgcatgtgttttgtgtaCTTCAATCAAATTCCAAACTTTCGCTTATGAAGGATTTTAGGTTCTTTTCGTAAAAAataagtttgagatgaaggagCATTGTCTATAAGTGAAATGAGCAATTTTCTTAACATACAACTTTTTTATGATTTCAATATGTTGTCAACTAGTTTtcttttgcatgtgttttgtgtaCTTCAATCAAATTCCAGACTTTCGCTTATGAAGGATTTTAGGTTCTTTTCGTAAAAAataagtttgagatgaaggagCATTGTCTATAAGTAAAATGAGCAATTTTCTTAACATACAACTTTTTTATGATTTCAATATGTTGTCAACTAGTTTtcttttgcatgtgttttgtgtaCTTCAATCAAATTCCAAACTTTCGCTTATGAAGGATTTTAGGTTCTTTTCGTAAAAAataagtttgagatgaaggacggTGAGACTATGTTTACTAGTTTGAGGGGAGGGGGAGAAAGACTTtcgaaaatgaattttaaaaaaaatatttgactttttttaaaaaaataattttgtttagactgataaaagagtcattattattatagaaattttaatttttaaaataatataacaacttataagatatttgaaaaatttatgtaagctgtccaaaaccctctttcaatataattttttagtttcctattttatgggatttttggtgttatgaataaaatcaaaccctcctgcccaaaatctttttattcttttcactcaattcttcctatttttcaaagtcttcccctccaaactctcaaacataacataacaatctaatgtttttatgatttttgaattgtattTCTCACTTAAGTAAAGCTTCAAACCTTCCTTTATGAACGATTTTATCTTACACATTTCCTTTTTAccctttttttttcacttttcctTTGCTAACacgtttgtttttgttttttttaatctttttctttAAAACAAGTTCTTATCTTTGAAAAATGTGATTGTACAATGGCAAGGTCAGTTGATTCAATCAAGGCATTGATGAATCGAAAGATATGTGGAAACTTGTTGCTTGTATAGAAGATTTTTTGTCTGTTACACAACCCTCTAAATATGAACATATTAAGCTTATAATATTGGATAAACAAGTATCATAAGTAAAAATTAACATACATTATggttctttcattttctttctcaaaaattgtaaaatcaacaatatttctcttatttttgcATAAGGAGATAAGATACAAGTCGTACTCCCATCATAACTTTGCCCACTTTAGAAACCTATTTTGGCATAAGGGTCTTCACATCTTACGCAGAACTTCAAGGTTCAAGATAATGATTTTACACTAAAGTCACGCGATCATTGTTTTAAACTACTCTTCATAGGAGGTGATGGAGGTTCTAAAGCCACTCTCAAGGAATTTCCTCATATCCCTCTCTATAAGTTTAACTTCAAAAGCTTTTCTGAAACCAACAATAGCAAATACCGTCCAGATTTATTACTTGGTAAATACTTTTGTTCATCTAATTTTGTtggtttctttttctttgttagTCAGGGTTTGACTTGTGTATTATTTCCATACATCATTGGCGTTGTTTAGGGACCGGATCCTTTGAGATCTCATCATGACCCTTACAAAAATACAATGGAATTTATTTcactatatttttatttattatttatcctTAGTTTATAATGGTTTaacttttgtattttatttagacATCGTATGAGTTGTACATGGAGTTGCTCCTGTCAAAACTCATTTTGGTGCTAAGAACTTCCTACCACTTTTACCTTAACTGATGAAGAGTAGTACATTAATTCACTCTCTATTACATACACCTTTCTTATGTGCTTTCCCtttcttcaacattatttatttaaatattttgttacaGCATCAACAACAATGGAATTTTAGCTGGACTCAACACATGTGATTCATCATTGCCTTACATTGTTATTCTAAAACATGTCAAAACTAAGGAGCCTCAAGGTaatcaaaatatatgattttataaGGTTTAACAATGGTTATTTGTCCCTTACATTGTTTATCTTTCATGTCAATATGATTTAACTATGTCAAATGCTTATAGTGGAAGAAAGTTGATTTTGGATCAACAACACTAAAAAATAAACTCTTTTATTGACAGGTAATATAATATATCTTTTGCAAAAAAAATGTAATCCAACTTATTATCCTCACAAGTTCAAGTATAACTATTTTTCTTGAAACATCTGACTACCCGATTCCATCAAAAAATAACTCAAACTAGATTAGCTGAAGGAACTACTATGTCTCTGACTCAATGTTCTTGTCAATACACTTTGGGTTCGCGCTACATATACACGACTCCTCTGAAACCTCTCCGTGAAATGGTTACACTACCTGATATAGGCTTTCTCGTACCAAAAGTGATTGACTTTTTACTATAGATTTTAGTAAAGATTTCTTATAagaatttaaaaatgatataattcATAATATGATCCTTATTGTTACAGGATTTTATTCTCATAATTGTTACCACACCTTGCCATGCCATAGAATCAAAGCATGGATGATGTCACTTATGTTGCATCCATTGCCCTAGGAGTATCATTATCGATACCCCACCGTAAAAGTGAAAATCAGATCATACCAGTGATTCACCATTGATTACTTATCATACTTTATTTATGTTGTTTCCCTAATTTCATGTTTCTTATTGTTTTACGTCATCTGAATTTCTCCTTCTTTATGTTTAGGTACACATTTGAAATTGAGGTGCGTTATGATAATCAAAAGTCAAAGTTTAATTTCTACGATAAGGATTGCACACAATTAGTAGGAGAAATAGTTAAGGAACTTCATTATATAATGATGCAGGTaaatataaaaactataaaatgTCTCTGTTTTTGCTTTTTCTTCAATTGCAATTGCTATTAACTCATCTTcctttttaatttcccccatgGAGGAGAGTTTGATCCCTATGAGTACCTTGTTCTTCTTGACTTAATGATGGGGAAGGAGATGGTCTTTAAGGTCAAAGCATAACCAAGGTTTAAGCAAGGATATGTACTAAATTATAAGATTGGATTGAGATCATTGAGCATTTGAAAGAAAGTATTGCATCTTCAACCACTTCCCTTGTACTAATGCTTTCTCGATCAGTATggcttaatattttttaaattatattgtacAGGTTGCATATTCATATGTTGTTGATAACTTAGTTTGATCTCACACGTGGATATCATTATGCCATCAGCTGATAACTACTTAAGAATTAAGATAAGTATTTCCCTTATAAAACATTTAATCTCATAACTGATTGCTTTTGAGTTCTTGGACTAACAATGATTTTCTTATGTTCTCTAGGAACTTTCACAAACTTTAGACTTTGATTATGAGTTAACAAAAATGAATACCCCAACCAAACGACTTGTTATCAAACCCTTTGCCAATGATCTTGTTTCATCCAATAATAAATCCAAGAAACTTGTTAAAAATATCAAGAGGGAAAAGCTTATTCTAACAAACCTTAATATTTAAAAACAGAAAATGGACTTAATATATACAAAACACTAAAGAGGTTTACTTTCCATCTGTTACAGATTCATTTTCATGTTCATTTTTTTATTCATCTTTTTAGTGTGAAGATCTTTCTTACTCAGTTGTATTTTTTCAGATCCAGTTTTTTGGTATGAAGATGTTCATGTTCATTTCCTTCTTCCAGGTTCAGTTTCTTCCCTTTACATAATATTCTTTTTGCAGATTTTTCAGTCCTCTTGGCATGGCACCTATAGTTGGATTGGTTGGGTTAGGAATAATTCAAAGAGGATTTCCAGCGGTAAGTATTGCTTTAAATCTCTATCATTTTTGTAACTTTGAAAAATGATACGTTATTTAAAGAATATATCTTAAATTCTTGATTATGAAGTTTCTAAACATAGCTTGATGTAAAGGGTATTTTCCATATCACAACGATATgatttttaatattgtttttcattttagtTAAGGAACTGTATAAAAATTGGTATACCGATGCTTCTGTTGGTCGTTGGATAATCACAAGTAAGTGACACAATGAAGTCATACTCGTTTTtatcattaatatttattttcttcaggAGACTGATTTGGTGTAAATTACAGTATCTCAAGCATGCGAGACCATTTAGAGACATTCCTATCTTTGAACGTTTCTTAGTTTTGGTTTGTGTCACAAATGTTTGGATCTATTCTGTCATCTTGACCACAAGTGGAGCTTACCGACACAGACCTTCCATGACACAATATAATTGTCATACAAGCAAAGCTAATCTGATATCTACATCCCCATGGTAATtcagaataaaaaaaatatttgtttcttcTAATTTGATTTCAAGCTATGGTGATTTCTCATGCTTCTTCTTACGCTTACAGGTTCATGTTCCCATACCACATTTTCTGTCGGCAATTCTTTTGTTATGATGTCTGCTTTTTTAGTCTCAATGGTGGATGTATATGTTTCTATTTCCTAAAATAAGATGGAAATTTTGTCATATTTTCAGAAGTTGGCACGTGAAGGGCTTGATAATGTTTCTCTAGTTGATTAGGATAATCTCGAGTTTTCATCAGATGTGTACACATATGACTCGCATCTTGTTGCCGATATGTATTTTACAAAATTGATGGATTCGTTTGATTTTGCATATGTTGGTAGATATGTGTTTGACCTTAGTATCGACACAGTTCTCATGCATACAGGTTACTGTCGCCCACCATCTCATTCTCCTGTAGCCATCAGGCCCGGTCCAAGGTATCTGCAAAGTAGGTTTGTGCCTAGGGcctcaaaaacaattttttttacctATTATACTACCCTTTGTAAATAACTCTTGTGACCGTTGGTTAATCATGTCAATACGTTGTAACGGTTTGTTTCTCTTCGTGATAGCCTAAAAAGGTGCTACTTTTCCTAATAAAAATGGCAGTTGATAACATTTGCATCTAATTAATACtacctattaatattttttaatgttcattatatatatatatatatatatatatatatatatatatatatatataaagaaaaaaacaaaggggacaacttctctacccatcacaaaaagatgggtagtgtaccttcaaccaatcacatCATTCCATCtaatttaacacatttaattatttattaaaatactataaatgtttgttgttttcaaaatattttacaaaggaggtaatCTTACCCatctttttgagttgggtagataagaattcaccaaaaACAAAACCTTTTTCATTTATCAATTTGTGTCGTGTGAGTTTAGAAAGTTACAGTAAAAAGAATAGATACATTGTTTGGTTCTATGAATACtttgttttatattatattatcataatattattattgttaattaaaataagggtcatgctaacatgtgccctaagggcacatgttaaggatactataattagaaaaagttaaaagtaattaaagcaataaagtcatatttaaattttcgatacattgaatgcacacgtttcaagaaaaaatttctataaatatctcattaacttgtgcccttagggcacatgttagcctttcccttaaaataaatattaatctaCTTTGTGACCTACTGCATCAGAGGAGGATCTATTTTCTTGTTCAACTTTGACAAAGGAAAAAACACCCCAAAGCataaaattaggttttatttatctaatattttctcatttagtttttaattatagtctttttatttgtttaatttaattgttttttattttattagttttggtgaatttaatttatttatattttatacgtCTTTATTGTTGTGTTCATTGTTAAACGttggttattttattttagaGCAATGTCGACTCGAAAATTTGAATTTGGAAGttcaaaattaagaaaaaagaaaagaattgacGCTTTAGTTGAATCACAAAAGGGAGCTTTAGATAAATTTATcaaaccaaacaaaaaaaatgtAAATTTGAAAACCTAGGTGATTGTTCATCAAATAAACAAGTTAATTATGTAGAAACTAACAATATAGACATAGACAACGAAAATGAAAATATAGATTATTTTGTAGAAGAAGTTAATAATATAGACAATGAAGAAAATgccaataataatttattaacagAAAAGCTTCATAGTGTTGAAGCCACTACAAATATATATGATCCAAGTCAGTGGATGAATATTAGTACAAATTTGAGAGATTTATTAGTAGAAAATGGTACAATTAAAGTTATTGATATAGATTTTCTAAAGGATGAATTCACAGGCCATTTTTCTTCCTCATTTTATATTCAAAAGTTGCCTAATGGTGAAAAACGTGAAAAAAGATGGCTAATATATTCTCAAAATTTTAATAAAGTATTTTGTATTTGTTGTAAATTGATTAATACTCTTAGTACAAGCAGATTAGCAAGTGATGGTATTTGCGGTTGGAAAAATATGGGTAATACATTGAGGAGTCATGGGATGAGTAAGGAACACATTGTAAATATGGATTCATGGATTGATTTAGAAATGAgattgttaaaaaataaaaacaattgacATACATGTTTAAGATCAAATAAATAGAGATAGAGAATATTGGAGAAATGTATTGTTAAGAATAATTGCGGTAGTTAATACTCTTGAAAAAAATAACTTAGCATTTCGCGGAACAAGTGAAAAGATTTACCAAGAACATAATGAAAATTCTTTAAGTCTAATTGAGATGATTGTTGAATTTGATCATATAATGCAAGAACATATTCGTCGAATTAAAGATAATGAAATTCACAACCATTACCTTGGATATATGATACAAAATGAGTTAATAAGTTTGATAGCaaatgaaattaaaacaaaaattattaaaaaaattattaatgtaaaatatttttcaattatactTGATTGTACTCCGGATATAAGTCATCAAGAGCAAATGTCTGTTGTATTACAATGTGTGGATATTTCTTCTACTTCAATACAAATAGTTGAACATTTTGTAGAATTTGTAATAGAAAATGATGCAACTGGAAAATGTATGCAATtgtgaataaaataaatactattgaAATTGATATTAATAACTTAAGAGGGCAAGGTTATGATAATGGGTCTAACATAAAGGGAAAAGATCAAGGTGtacaaaaaagatttttaaatattaatcctAGATCATTTTATACTCCATGTAGTTGTCATAGTTTAAATTAAGTAATTTGTGATATGGCTAGTTGTTGTCCTAAAGCTACATCTTTTTTTGGAGTATTACAACACATATATacaatattttcttcttctactaAAAGATGGAAAATTCTACAAGATCATATCCTCAACCTAACACTTAAATTATTGTCACAAACACGTCGGGAAAGTCGTATTGAAAGTGTAAGAGCTTTGAGATTTCAAACTTTACAGGTTAGAGgtgttttattaaaattatctGAAATGATTGATGAACCTAAAATTAAAAGTAAAGTAGATTGTTTAGCTACTTATGAACTAGAAAATTTCGAGTTTTTGTTAGGCATGACTATTTGGTATGAGATATTGTTTGCAGTAAACTCTGttagtaaaaatatttaatcaaatgaTATGTGTATTGATGTTGCTATAGAGCAACTTAAAAGTCTTGTTTCATTTTTTGAAAAGTATAGATAAAATGGATTTGAAAATGCTTTGACTTCTGCAAAAGAAATTGCTATTGAAATGAATATAGAACCTAAATTTCGTGAAAAATGTATTATTCGTAGAAAGAAGCAATTTGATGAGATTATAGACAATGGAGTTATAAAATCTCCTGAAGAATCATTTAAAATAGATTATTTCTTATATATAATAGATCAAACAATAACTTCATTTCAAAGTAGatttgaacaatttaaaatatataatgatatttttggttttctatttactattaaaatattaaaatccaTTAACattgaaaatttaaaagaaaattattttaacctTGAACAATCATTGAAACATAACGCCGAATCTGATATTGATGGATCAGGAACTAAAATTTTTAAGAGAAATAATACATGTGAAAAATGATACACCAATTGATATACTTAATTATATAAAGagacttgattctttttcaaatgcATATATTGTTTATAGAATAATGTTAACAATTCCTATTACTTTTGCAACTCCCGaaaaaagtttttcaaaattaaaattaataaaatcttaTTTAAGATCTACAATGTCTCAACATAGATTAAATgaattgaatttattatcaattgaaaaagaattgttaaacaaaattaattacaaaaatttaataaataattttacatCACAAAAAGCTCGaaaagtaaaattttaaataaagtatatttttgaaaaaaatttattactaataatataaaaggcctcatttttttaatttcgcCTCAAGCCTCAATATGTATTGGGCCGGTCCTGCCAGCCATACATGAATTACGCACAACCATTCGACCACTACCTCCAAAAGATTGTATGTCTCACACTCTTAATCACTATTATCTTTAATAGCATCTAATTGTTGCCTTATAAGTTGTgatgaaataaaaagaaaatatcttACCCCGCCCCTTAGTTCTCTCACTCACCATTCGAGTTGCCTAAAATGTTCTCTGCTTCCGTAGATATACCTCCTGAAGcatcttttttttgtttaacgttgttttgttccgCAGATGTAGATACAaaagcttccgtagatgtatttatggaagcatttgatgttatattcgTGTCAGACTCTTCCTCTCTCCCATTCTTTAGTTTTCACATTTCCAAACTCTTAAAACCTCCAAACCACAAACATCAAACTTCACAAAACTTATTCTCTTCCTCTCGAATTCGGCCGATAACGTCAACATCAATTACCAACACATTCCAACAACTTCCAAACTCAATTTAATCGGGTAAGCTTTTTACgtttcgagttattttagagtttttgtaatagagtttgaatttgaCTGTAGGTGTAGAAAAGATTGAATAGTTTTAGAaatatagtttagagacaatgtaggtagtGTTTGTTGTGTAAAACGAACGATCAAGGCATCAAAATGAGGTTTTTAACCTTCTGCAACAGTGACAGACGCCATTGTTGCGTTTTGGTGGTTTCAGAACCTTCTGTATATTCATCTACAGAAGAATGGAATGTTGGgtcattccgtagatgcacctacggaagaatGAAACGTTGGGTCATTtctagatgaggtctttgcagactGGGAGCACCACATGGTTCCTGTCGAGGCTCGGGCGACCACATTAGAGAGGGACTAGAACTCCGTCAACAAATACATCACCTGATACTATAGAGTGTCACACCCATACATAATTCTCACTGCACCTGAATCACCGTCTAGACCAGCCCATGAGGTGATCTTGAAGACTCATTAGGCTCAGATGGACCATATTgacgatgttcttcctcggtgtcgtGAGATAATTGACATGGCGCGGACAGGCATTGCCGATGGTTTATTTCCTGAGAGGTCTGATGGCAGGCGTCTAGTGGAGGGTATCATTAGGGTGACATATGAGGCATTTTGTATCGTAGGAACCATGTCAGGGCAGGTGGGGCACTTGACAGTAGAGGCAGAGTAGCCAGCAGACAGTGTGGTGGATGCAGAGGCGGAGGCGGGGCCAGAGGCAGCGGAGAGACGCATGATGATGTCCGACACACATTAGTGATGtctgtgatttttttgatatctgtattttaatttcatttatgtATGTTACTTTGATTATGTATTCGACATTATGACCGACAATTTATACGGTGTATTTTTTTGGTGTACTATTTACTATTGCCTTTAAATTGCattactttaattttttatattttgaatttccatttttgttataaaaaatgagtttttgagtgaaatgtatgtgatttgaaaatatagcagACTCTTGCGTATGTACATCTACGAAACACTCTGTTttaacacgttccgtagatgtacatacggaaagaaacaaaattttttaaaaaaatgtgcttcgagatatgcatctacggaagcagatGACATAATTGGAATTTCACCAGGTGACTTAGAGATTCAAAAGATAGAttgagattttttgaataaaaattaggAGAATTTCTTTTAGGGTCCGTATGGTTCagcggaggggaggggaggggggaatttaatcgaggggaggggaatgaaggggaagggaggggagggaatttaactaaatatatgtttggttcaaagagggggaggggagggaaggggagggatttttaacaaaagtatgtttggttcacaaggggaggggaggaattttaaaatcaatttacctttttatccttataaatattattatttttacttaGTAAAAGTAATTCTAAATAACAATAGTATTGAGTAAATTTCACCAAATAAAAACATGTTCATTTATAAACTATAATATAACTgtaaacaacaacacacattagttgaactataTATCTTCAACGCAAATCAAATCATTATCTAATCATATGATTCATCTAATccaataaaacaatttttataattaaaaataaataaaataatgttagaatattaaaaaaattgaacaaataatattagagttaaaaattttgtttataacataaatatattatatttgcatattttgtatattattattattattattaatagaataataaaaaaacgttattaattataaataagtaCAGTTATAAGTATAAGTatcttattattataaaaaaaacctaatatCAAAAAGGgaacttcaacaaaataaaaaagaaaaaaattcaccTGAGAGCAACAACGCACAAATAACAACCGcagaatagaaaaaaaataaacgtgAAATAATACAGAGAAAAAATCTagtctttaataattcaataaggacaattttagaattaaaaaaataattgaggttaaaataggaaaaataattaaattatgattattgaatctcccctcccctccgaatccctcCAATTTGGAGGAGAGCAAAAAGTGAGTCTGGGAggaattttgctcccctcccctccctttataaaaaatgaaccaaacacatatttttataaatatcccctcccctcccctcccctccatctactcccaaccaaacggacccttagctgagttaaaatattattacttaaaaattcaaataatatgagCAAGAAGAAACGACTTGAGGCTATATTTCTACAATGAGGAACACT
The Vicia villosa cultivar HV-30 ecotype Madison, WI linkage group LG6, Vvil1.0, whole genome shotgun sequence genome window above contains:
- the LOC131610029 gene encoding protein SLOW GREEN 1, chloroplastic-like is translated as MDSQSVTNLRHSNLSLNPNRSSFPSPLSSSLSFRSLPPPQFLPPPSLKLQPIRASSSPNDPAFHQPRNLPPLPNPFQALTSLFSPVVKTTCIILAATAFFFTRFHHSPVIAATLATPASVETSPEAENENASEGEQAEKLIEERLSQNPNDAEALRSLMEVKIKARKVDEAIGIINRLIEIEPEEMEWPLLKANMYIYNDDHETAKKLFEEILQRDPLRVEAYHGLVMASSDSSESNEPSNETMKGLLQRVEKALELCKKQKRVSDVRDFRLLVAQIKVMEGNFSEALKAYQELVKEEPRDFRPYLCQGIIYTLLRKKDEAEKQFDQFRRLIPKNHPYREYFDDNMYGTNFFAPKFESERAGARS